One Nostoc punctiforme PCC 73102 DNA window includes the following coding sequences:
- a CDS encoding DUF4346 domain-containing protein: MDLILEDLAAIDDKLSQRHIDLDPGGYFIIYLDRDAGLIYAKHFTNVIDERGLAIDPETGKVIPARKKVERTYTTVFSARTAKELCVKIFEETQPPPVTQLNHAAYLGREFVRAEVALVKGQEYVQD; encoded by the coding sequence ATGGATTTAATACTTGAAGATTTAGCCGCAATTGATGATAAACTTTCCCAGCGTCATATCGATCTCGATCCCGGTGGATATTTTATTATTTACTTGGATCGAGACGCAGGGTTAATTTATGCCAAGCATTTCACAAACGTAATTGATGAGCGTGGTTTAGCTATCGATCCCGAAACGGGGAAGGTAATTCCGGCGCGAAAAAAGGTAGAACGAACTTACACAACGGTTTTTAGTGCGAGGACGGCGAAAGAACTTTGCGTGAAGATTTTTGAAGAAACTCAGCCCCCGCCTGTAACTCAATTAAATCATGCGGCTTATTTGGGTCGAGAATTTGTTCGGGCTGAGGTAGCTTTAGTAAAAGGGCAAGAGTATGTTCAGGATTAG
- the fni gene encoding type 2 isopentenyl-diphosphate Delta-isomerase has protein sequence MNAPTNISAQTQNRKADHIRICLEEDVQSHQITNGLERYRFTHSCLPELNHDDIDISTAFLGKHLGAPLLISSMTGGTEQAAILNQRLAQVAQHYKIAMGVGSQRVAVEKPQVADTFAVRKYAPDVLLFANLGAVQLNYKYGLDECLRVVDILEADALILHINPLQECIQPKGDTNFRGLIDKISTLCFKLPVPVIAKEVGNGISAAIANKLIAAGVAAIDVAGAGGTSWAKVESERAENPLQRRLGKTFADWGLPTAECITTIRAIAPDVPLIASGGLRHGLDVAAAIALGADIAGLAMPFLQAAAISETAVAELAEVLIAEITTVLFCTGNATLYQLKHSGSLQRIE, from the coding sequence GTGAACGCCCCTACCAACATCTCTGCACAAACTCAGAATCGCAAAGCCGATCACATTCGGATCTGTTTAGAGGAAGATGTTCAGTCTCATCAAATCACGAATGGACTGGAACGTTATCGTTTCACCCATTCTTGCTTACCCGAACTGAACCATGACGATATTGATATCAGTACAGCTTTCCTGGGGAAACACCTTGGCGCACCCTTGTTAATTTCTTCCATGACTGGTGGAACAGAACAAGCCGCAATTCTTAATCAACGTTTGGCCCAAGTCGCGCAACATTACAAAATTGCAATGGGTGTTGGTTCCCAGCGAGTAGCGGTAGAAAAACCCCAGGTGGCTGATACTTTTGCTGTCCGCAAATATGCGCCCGATGTTCTGCTATTTGCGAATCTGGGAGCTGTGCAACTTAACTATAAATACGGCTTAGATGAATGTCTGCGGGTAGTTGATATCCTAGAGGCTGATGCCCTGATTTTACATATTAACCCTCTACAAGAGTGCATTCAACCCAAAGGTGATACTAATTTCCGGGGTTTGATTGACAAGATTTCTACATTATGTTTTAAATTGCCAGTGCCAGTGATTGCAAAGGAAGTTGGTAACGGCATTTCAGCAGCGATCGCTAACAAACTCATTGCCGCCGGAGTAGCAGCAATTGATGTCGCTGGTGCAGGGGGTACTTCTTGGGCAAAGGTAGAAAGTGAACGGGCAGAAAATCCCTTACAACGTCGATTAGGGAAGACTTTTGCCGATTGGGGTTTACCGACGGCAGAGTGCATTACAACTATTAGAGCGATCGCTCCTGATGTGCCCTTAATTGCTTCAGGAGGTTTGCGTCATGGACTGGATGTTGCAGCCGCTATCGCCTTGGGAGCAGATATAGCTGGTTTAGCAATGCCTTTTTTGCAAGCAGCAGCAATATCAGAAACAGCAGTTGCGGAACTTGCTGAAGTATTAATCGCCGAAATCACCACAGTCTTATTCTGCACTGGCAACGCTACCTTGTATCAGTTAAAGCACTCTGGCAGTTTACAGCGCATAGAATAA
- a CDS encoding Uma2 family endonuclease: MILQTEKRYYTPEEYLELEEKAEYKNEYRDGEIIPMTGGTTNHNKIALNFCRKFPLTVQGQDYEIYIGDVKLSIPRYRLYTYPDIIVIKGKPIYEGTGTTIITNPLLIVEVLSNSTKNYDKTDKFKYYRSIPGFQEYIMIDQYSFAVEQFAKQAEGQWIFKEYEGEDAVLVLDSIDFQITLRDIYERVNFELIEE; encoded by the coding sequence ATGATTTTACAAACAGAAAAGCGCTACTACACCCCAGAAGAATATTTGGAATTAGAAGAGAAAGCTGAATATAAAAATGAATACAGAGATGGAGAAATTATTCCTATGACAGGGGGAACAACTAACCACAACAAAATTGCACTTAATTTTTGTCGCAAGTTTCCCTTGACAGTACAAGGACAAGATTATGAGATTTACATAGGCGATGTGAAATTATCAATACCCCGTTATCGCCTTTATACTTATCCTGATATTATAGTCATCAAAGGTAAGCCTATTTATGAGGGAACAGGTACAACAATTATTACGAATCCCTTATTAATTGTTGAAGTCTTATCAAATTCAACTAAAAATTATGACAAAACAGATAAGTTTAAATATTATCGTTCAATTCCTGGTTTTCAAGAATATATTATGATTGACCAGTATAGTTTTGCTGTGGAACAATTTGCAAAGCAAGCAGAAGGTCAATGGATTTTTAAGGAATATGAAGGTGAAGATGCAGTTTTAGTCTTAGATTCTATCGATTTTCAAATTACCTTGCGTGATATTTACGAACGGGTAAATTTTGAGTTGATTGAGGAATAA
- a CDS encoding ATP-binding protein, with amino-acid sequence MTNSRQSSFRRILVTRILLLFVPVLLIGEIVALNKARSSILATARQNLTESAISKGEKIGDAIAILKASLLSVSKTTVIASGSPIQEQEILTQLKQQLPANIDCIQLTDLLNQKIIASSCGDQAIEKLTFPLPSDGIDVKTIFPPKAGMTGKRNAQNQLQLVLSAPVSDSRKNLVYSLSIQSALYQQTRNPPGSLTGVMVVIAEDGTILAHPFTDWVGTNINQHPNASQLKSIIKNALAGRNDSINLSFKEGNELVAGYTAIANPLTQQQQQKWIVLAVTSVDNALFGLEEIKLILIVLTVGLIGASLLASLYLAPYLARPVEELRDYALNIHSHHAAQPVPHNFQIREFNQLAQALDQMVERLKAGAEELEIAWKEAKNANQIKSQFLATTSHELRNPLHTIINCIRVVEDGLCDSREEEMEFLKRANETTIHLLNIINDLLDISKIEAGKLSVVITPLDLRQILLEVINLQSVNVQQKGLQLKCELDPQPIPIKADAAKLKQVLINVIGNATKFTDTGSITIATEIQSSNGKSQVVVIVTDTGIGIDPNQQHKLFRPFVMVNGTTTRQFEGTGLGLAISRNLIELMGGSITLESTGLHQGTTLKITLPLIDVSLLPVDNKKENVANVGLSSENKGAKASQYSSLQQSVGSPSLGSSKSVKVGVDKEKSMKFQVLLGNETYEISFSPQQTILVSIPKTEVYANGTSER; translated from the coding sequence ATGACTAATTCCCGTCAATCTTCCTTTCGCCGAATTTTAGTAACGAGAATATTGCTGCTGTTCGTTCCAGTTTTACTTATAGGTGAGATTGTGGCCTTGAATAAGGCACGTTCTAGCATATTGGCAACTGCGCGTCAAAATTTAACAGAAAGCGCCATTAGTAAAGGAGAGAAAATTGGCGATGCGATCGCAATCTTAAAAGCTAGTTTACTGAGTGTAAGTAAAACAACGGTGATTGCGTCTGGTTCGCCGATACAAGAGCAAGAAATTCTCACACAGCTAAAGCAACAACTTCCAGCCAATATTGACTGCATCCAATTAACGGATCTCCTAAATCAGAAAATAATTGCCAGTAGCTGTGGAGACCAAGCAATTGAAAAATTGACATTCCCTTTGCCTAGTGATGGAATTGATGTCAAAACCATCTTCCCGCCAAAGGCAGGAATGACTGGAAAAAGAAACGCACAAAATCAATTACAGTTAGTTTTATCTGCACCAGTCTCCGATAGCCGAAAAAATTTAGTTTACAGCTTAAGTATTCAGTCTGCATTGTACCAACAAACCAGAAATCCACCGGGATCGCTTACAGGTGTGATGGTAGTTATTGCTGAAGATGGAACAATTTTGGCACATCCATTCACAGACTGGGTGGGAACTAATATTAATCAACATCCCAATGCTTCCCAACTCAAAAGCATAATTAAAAATGCCCTTGCAGGACGAAATGATTCGATAAATCTGTCTTTTAAAGAGGGAAACGAATTAGTCGCTGGCTATACAGCTATTGCAAATCCACTCACCCAACAGCAGCAGCAAAAATGGATAGTCTTAGCTGTTACTAGTGTCGATAATGCACTTTTTGGTTTAGAAGAAATTAAACTAATTCTCATTGTTTTGACAGTTGGTTTGATTGGTGCAAGTTTGTTAGCATCCCTATATCTAGCTCCTTACTTGGCACGTCCTGTAGAAGAATTGCGAGACTACGCTCTCAATATTCACTCTCACCACGCCGCACAACCAGTTCCGCACAATTTCCAAATTCGGGAATTCAATCAACTAGCCCAAGCATTAGACCAAATGGTAGAAAGGCTCAAAGCTGGGGCAGAAGAACTAGAAATAGCTTGGAAAGAAGCAAAAAACGCTAACCAGATTAAAAGCCAGTTTTTGGCTACGACTTCCCATGAATTGAGAAACCCATTACATACTATTATTAACTGCATTCGCGTGGTCGAAGATGGCTTATGTGATAGCCGTGAAGAAGAAATGGAATTCCTCAAACGTGCCAATGAAACAACGATTCATTTGCTAAATATTATTAATGATTTACTCGATATTTCTAAAATCGAAGCGGGTAAGCTTTCTGTAGTTATTACACCTCTCGATCTCCGACAAATATTGCTAGAGGTAATTAATTTACAATCAGTTAATGTTCAACAAAAGGGCTTGCAATTGAAATGCGAGTTAGATCCTCAACCGATACCAATTAAGGCAGACGCGGCAAAACTAAAGCAGGTGCTGATTAATGTTATTGGCAACGCTACTAAGTTCACCGACACAGGAAGCATCACCATTGCTACAGAAATTCAATCTAGTAATGGTAAATCTCAAGTAGTGGTAATAGTTACAGATACAGGTATAGGCATCGATCCCAATCAACAGCACAAACTATTTCGCCCCTTTGTGATGGTGAATGGCACAACCACGCGCCAGTTTGAAGGGACTGGACTTGGACTCGCAATTTCACGAAACTTAATCGAACTTATGGGTGGCAGCATTACTCTTGAGAGTACGGGGCTGCATCAAGGCACGACACTGAAGATTACCCTACCCTTGATTGATGTCTCGCTGTTGCCTGTTGACAACAAAAAAGAAAATGTCGCGAATGTGGGATTGTCCTCTGAGAATAAGGGGGCAAAAGCAAGCCAATACTCTAGCCTACAGCAGTCTGTGGGAAGCCCCTCTTTGGGGAGCAGCAAATCTGTAAAAGTAGGGGTAGACAAAGAGAAGTCGATGAAATTCCAGGTGTTACTTGGGAACGAGACTTACGAGATTAGTTTTTCGCCGCAGCAAACTATCTTGGTAAGTATTCCAAAAACAGAAGTTTATGCAAATGGGACTTCTGAAAGGTAA
- the sppA gene encoding signal peptide peptidase SppA has protein sequence MRNFIKQTFASLVGTLLGLIIFGGLGTTGLLLLIFAASSSKDTGPNVKDKSVLVFDLSMKITDSEPSSDELFQNTISGVDDERMALRKVVETLEKARRDPRIVGIYLDSTSASQAGNVGYASLKEIRKALEEFRASGKKIVAYGSDWSEKEYYLSSVADSIVLNPLGMMEVNGLSSQPMFLAGALQKYGIGVQVVRVGKFKGAVEPFILKKLSPENREQTQKLLDDVWGEWRTTVGASRKIEPNQLQAIADSQAVLEATQAKTSGLVDRVAYPDEVVSDLKKLTNSDKDDKTFRQINLNNYAEVSGKSLGVERSSKNQIAVVYAEGEIVDGKGDGGQVGGDRFAKIFNKLRQDKDVKAVVLRINSPGGSATAAEVMQREVKLTREVKPVVVSMGDVAASGGYWIASDSNRIFAEPNTITGSIGVFGLLFNGEKLASDNGITWDSVKTGTYADSQTVSRPKSPQELALYQRSVNRIYNMFLNKVSQGRKLPEQKVAEIAQGRVWSGVAAKEIGLVDEIGGLNSAIAYAVKEAKLGEDWEVQEYPRTSSFGERFFGRATEEARTALGIEAAQLKPSNPLTTEFQKLQQEVKILQKMNDPQGVYARLPFNLKIE, from the coding sequence ATGCGTAATTTTATCAAACAAACTTTTGCTAGTTTAGTTGGCACATTATTAGGACTAATTATTTTTGGTGGTCTAGGAACCACTGGATTATTGTTGCTAATATTCGCTGCTAGCTCGTCTAAAGATACAGGGCCAAATGTCAAAGATAAGTCAGTGTTGGTTTTTGACTTGTCAATGAAAATTACTGATAGCGAACCTAGTTCTGACGAACTGTTTCAAAACACAATATCAGGTGTGGATGACGAAAGAATGGCACTCCGCAAAGTTGTAGAAACTTTGGAAAAAGCACGACGCGATCCGCGAATTGTTGGGATCTACCTCGATTCAACTAGCGCTAGTCAAGCTGGTAACGTCGGCTATGCCTCCCTTAAAGAAATTCGAAAAGCGCTGGAGGAGTTTCGCGCTTCTGGGAAAAAGATTGTGGCTTATGGCAGTGATTGGAGTGAAAAGGAATATTACCTTAGTTCAGTGGCAGATTCCATTGTACTTAATCCTTTGGGAATGATGGAAGTCAACGGTTTGAGTTCACAACCGATGTTCTTAGCGGGTGCATTACAGAAGTACGGCATTGGTGTGCAAGTCGTGCGGGTGGGTAAATTCAAAGGTGCTGTAGAACCGTTTATTCTCAAAAAATTGAGTCCAGAAAACCGCGAGCAAACTCAGAAATTGTTAGATGATGTTTGGGGAGAGTGGCGCACTACTGTAGGTGCAAGTCGGAAAATTGAACCTAACCAGTTGCAAGCGATCGCAGATAGTCAGGCGGTACTAGAAGCCACACAAGCCAAGACTAGCGGTTTAGTCGATCGAGTAGCATACCCTGATGAAGTGGTAAGTGACCTCAAAAAGTTGACAAATAGCGATAAAGACGACAAAACATTCCGACAAATTAACCTAAATAACTACGCAGAAGTTTCTGGCAAATCTTTGGGTGTAGAACGTAGCTCAAAAAATCAAATTGCCGTTGTTTATGCTGAGGGTGAGATTGTCGATGGTAAAGGTGATGGTGGACAAGTAGGAGGCGATCGCTTTGCCAAAATCTTTAACAAACTCCGACAAGATAAGGATGTGAAGGCTGTTGTATTGCGGATTAATAGTCCTGGTGGTAGCGCTACCGCAGCCGAAGTGATGCAGCGAGAAGTGAAATTAACCCGTGAGGTAAAACCGGTTGTAGTGTCAATGGGTGATGTAGCCGCCTCTGGGGGTTATTGGATTGCTAGCGATTCTAATCGCATTTTTGCTGAACCAAATACCATTACAGGTTCAATAGGTGTATTTGGGTTGCTGTTCAATGGTGAAAAGCTAGCGAGTGATAACGGCATCACCTGGGATTCGGTGAAAACTGGAACCTATGCTGATAGTCAAACAGTTTCGCGTCCAAAATCGCCTCAAGAGTTGGCACTTTATCAACGTAGTGTTAACCGTATTTATAATATGTTTCTGAATAAAGTTTCTCAAGGTCGGAAACTCCCAGAACAAAAAGTTGCAGAAATTGCCCAAGGAAGGGTTTGGTCTGGTGTGGCGGCGAAGGAAATTGGTTTAGTGGATGAAATTGGTGGTTTGAATAGTGCGATCGCTTATGCTGTCAAAGAGGCGAAACTAGGAGAAGATTGGGAAGTCCAAGAATATCCTCGTACTAGCAGCTTCGGAGAACGCTTTTTTGGGCGTGCAACTGAAGAGGCACGGACTGCTTTAGGAATTGAAGCGGCGCAACTCAAACCATCCAATCCCTTGACTACTGAATTTCAGAAACTGCAACAGGAAGTAAAGATTCTGCAAAAAATGAACGATCCACAGGGAGTTTATGCCCGTTTGCCTTTCAACTTGAAGATTGAGTAA
- a CDS encoding RibD family protein, translating to MLQHRPHTTVVLAMSADGKIADFRRSPARFGSRVDKAHLEKQIAASDAVLFGAGTLRAYGTTLTVSDPTLVRLRAQEGKPPQPVHIVTTHSGNLNPEINFFKQPVRRWLLTTALGKLSWKGRCLQTLPSTLGTGTQECPPEFEQILVFETPTREIDIPAALKHLANIDITRLVVLGGGELVASLLGLDLIDELWLTVCPLILGGSTAPTPVEGKGFLPDLAPKLQLLEVHTVEQEVFLHYRLQQPAD from the coding sequence ATGTTGCAACATCGTCCTCATACTACAGTTGTTTTAGCAATGAGTGCAGATGGCAAGATAGCAGATTTTAGGCGATCGCCTGCTCGCTTTGGCTCAAGGGTTGATAAAGCACATCTAGAAAAACAAATCGCTGCCTCTGATGCGGTTTTATTCGGTGCTGGTACTCTCCGGGCTTATGGAACGACACTTACTGTATCAGATCCAACTCTAGTGCGACTTCGGGCACAAGAAGGGAAGCCTCCGCAGCCAGTTCATATAGTGACTACACACTCTGGAAACCTCAATCCGGAAATTAACTTTTTTAAGCAACCAGTTAGACGCTGGCTACTCACGACAGCACTGGGAAAACTTTCATGGAAAGGACGTTGTTTACAGACGCTTCCTTCAACTCTGGGAACCGGAACACAAGAGTGTCCTCCAGAATTTGAGCAGATTCTGGTTTTTGAAACACCAACGCGAGAAATTGACATTCCCGCAGCTTTGAAGCATCTAGCCAATATAGATATAACACGGTTGGTGGTCTTGGGTGGAGGTGAATTAGTCGCTTCCCTGCTGGGTCTAGATTTAATTGATGAATTATGGCTAACTGTCTGTCCCCTGATTTTAGGTGGTAGTACTGCCCCCACACCTGTAGAAGGGAAAGGTTTTTTACCCGATTTAGCTCCCAAGTTGCAACTTTTAGAAGTTCATACTGTTGAGCAAGAAGTGTTTTTGCACTATCGCCTGCAACAACCAGCAGATTAG
- a CDS encoding GNAT family N-acetyltransferase: MVEKLKPRYSVVWTNKIAEVPQNAWNALAMPLKTPFLEWEWLNNLETSQSATAKTGWLPNHLTLWRDRTLIAAAPLYLKGHSSGEFVFDHQWAELADRIGVQYYPKLLGMTPFTPAEGYRFLIAPGEDEDEITAMMVHEIDTFCSKNRISGCHFLYVDPQWRPMLERHGFTTWLHHSYVWENAGFKTFDDYLKVFNANQRRNIKRERKAVEKAGLRLQPLSGDEIPYSLFPSMYQFYADTCDKFGWWGSKYLTQRFFEQLHNDYRHRVLFVAAYSEEDNSHPLGMSFCLFKGDKLYGRYWGSFQEIDCLHFDACYYAPIEWAIANGIQIFDPGAGGRHKKRRGFPAMPNHSLHRFYNNRLGQIIRPYIKEVNQLEQQEIEAINAELPFSNRDS, encoded by the coding sequence ATGGTAGAAAAACTTAAGCCTCGCTATTCTGTCGTTTGGACAAACAAAATCGCTGAAGTACCCCAAAATGCCTGGAATGCTTTAGCAATGCCACTCAAAACGCCATTTTTAGAATGGGAGTGGCTAAATAATCTCGAAACCTCCCAAAGTGCTACGGCTAAAACTGGTTGGTTGCCAAATCATTTAACATTGTGGCGAGATCGAACGCTGATTGCGGCTGCACCACTTTATCTCAAAGGACATAGTTCTGGTGAATTTGTATTCGATCACCAATGGGCAGAGTTAGCCGATCGCATCGGAGTTCAATATTACCCAAAATTGCTGGGAATGACACCATTTACCCCAGCTGAAGGTTATCGCTTTTTAATCGCCCCAGGAGAAGACGAAGACGAAATCACCGCGATGATGGTGCATGAAATTGACACTTTCTGTTCCAAAAATCGGATTTCTGGATGTCATTTTCTCTATGTCGATCCCCAATGGCGGCCGATGCTGGAACGGCATGGCTTTACAACTTGGCTGCACCACAGCTACGTCTGGGAAAATGCTGGCTTTAAAACTTTTGATGACTACTTGAAAGTGTTTAACGCCAATCAACGCCGCAATATCAAGCGGGAACGTAAAGCTGTAGAAAAAGCTGGTTTAAGATTGCAACCTCTGAGTGGTGATGAAATTCCCTACTCTTTATTTCCTTCGATGTACCAGTTCTATGCTGACACCTGTGATAAATTTGGCTGGTGGGGTAGCAAGTATCTCACACAGCGGTTTTTTGAGCAGCTACACAATGATTATCGCCATCGAGTTTTGTTTGTCGCTGCATATAGCGAAGAAGATAACTCTCATCCTTTAGGAATGTCTTTTTGTTTGTTTAAAGGTGACAAACTCTATGGACGCTATTGGGGGAGTTTTCAAGAAATAGATTGCTTACATTTTGATGCTTGCTATTATGCGCCCATTGAGTGGGCGATCGCAAACGGAATCCAAATTTTTGACCCTGGTGCAGGTGGTCGCCACAAAAAACGCCGTGGTTTCCCCGCTATGCCCAATCACAGTCTGCACCGCTTTTACAACAATCGTTTAGGGCAAATTATCCGTCCCTATATTAAGGAAGTGAATCAACTTGAACAGCAGGAGATTGAGGCGATTAATGCAGAGTTGCCATTTAGTAACCGAGATTCTTAA
- the psb32 gene encoding photosystem II repair protein Psb32, translating into MKQLLKQIFSSQKHLIRLVLTLVTVILTTSLFAAPALATGVYQLPSLTAGNDTWVLDQGEVISRLNEGKISSAFEDLAKQTNKEVRIVTVRRLDYGETPESFTKELFEKWFPTKEAQANQTLLVIDTVTNGTSIITGDEVKPLLTDAIAESVATETVSVPLRNGNKYNQAFLDASDRLVAVLSGKADPGPPQITDNVQVEGTYKKAEETNQGNATAWVVGLLIAATVIPMATYYIYQINQPSSDG; encoded by the coding sequence ATGAAACAGCTCCTCAAACAAATATTTAGTAGTCAAAAACACCTCATCCGACTGGTTTTAACATTGGTGACGGTTATTTTAACAACCTCGCTGTTTGCCGCACCTGCTTTGGCCACAGGTGTGTATCAATTACCCAGCCTCACAGCAGGCAATGACACCTGGGTTTTGGATCAAGGTGAAGTCATCAGCCGTCTGAATGAAGGTAAAATTAGCAGCGCTTTCGAGGATTTGGCAAAGCAAACAAATAAGGAAGTCAGAATTGTAACTGTTCGCCGCCTTGACTACGGCGAAACACCAGAAAGCTTTACCAAAGAGTTGTTTGAAAAATGGTTTCCGACAAAAGAAGCTCAAGCTAATCAAACTTTATTGGTTATTGACACAGTTACCAATGGTACTTCCATTATTACTGGGGATGAAGTTAAACCTTTACTCACTGACGCTATTGCCGAGAGTGTAGCTACCGAAACAGTAAGTGTGCCGTTACGCAATGGTAACAAATACAATCAGGCATTTCTAGATGCTAGCGATCGCCTTGTTGCCGTCCTCTCTGGTAAAGCCGATCCAGGGCCACCCCAAATTACTGACAATGTGCAGGTAGAAGGCACCTACAAGAAAGCAGAAGAAACCAACCAAGGTAACGCTACCGCTTGGGTAGTAGGGTTGTTAATTGCCGCCACCGTGATCCCAATGGCGACTTACTACATTTATCAGATAAATCAGCCGTCATCTGATGGGTAA
- a CDS encoding DUF6632 domain-containing protein, whose product MDKQHRYLQIALVVVGIAFLLIYPLMNIWPSGWSWQPGQHEYEQMIVGIYGTLGVFLLRASREPEAHLSLIWFTVWSSFVHALIMAVQAVIDPVEHGHFFGDIPALILVAIVLGFLASREVVSVHE is encoded by the coding sequence ATGGATAAGCAGCATCGGTACTTGCAAATCGCCCTTGTTGTTGTTGGAATTGCTTTTCTTCTGATTTATCCGTTGATGAATATCTGGCCATCGGGCTGGTCATGGCAACCAGGTCAACACGAATACGAACAGATGATCGTTGGCATTTATGGGACGCTTGGTGTATTTTTACTACGGGCTTCTCGAGAACCAGAAGCGCATCTCAGTTTAATCTGGTTCACCGTCTGGTCAAGTTTTGTTCACGCACTGATCATGGCGGTACAAGCAGTGATTGACCCTGTGGAACATGGTCACTTCTTTGGCGACATTCCAGCATTGATCTTGGTGGCAATTGTCCTTGGTTTCCTAGCGTCACGCGAAGTAGTTTCAGTGCATGAATGA